Proteins co-encoded in one Chroicocephalus ridibundus chromosome 6, bChrRid1.1, whole genome shotgun sequence genomic window:
- the MRPS22 gene encoding small ribosomal subunit protein mS22: MAALGAWGSALVPARLSRVARALWGWRARRGLVQDAGTADEGKATKPSFEDETVQNLLYKMTGLNLQKVFRPVKKELKPPKYKLMTEAQLEEATRKAIEEAKEKLIMPPVLKEREPIDDVLAEDKFLEGTETTKYVFTDLTYSIPHRERFIVVREPNGVLRKATWEERDRMIQIFFPKEGRRVIPPVVFKDEHLGTVFRQDRHEDILNMCIAQFEPDSPDYIRVHHRTYDDIEKHAKYDLLRSTRHFGGMVWYLVNRKKTDGLLIDMIQRDLLDDATSLITLYHMLHPECQSAKEAKERKLQGVDLIKVFVKTESQKEGYIQLALQAYEEAMATSTAS; the protein is encoded by the exons atggcggcgctcggggcgTGGGGCTCCGCGCTGGTGCCCGCGCGGCTGTCGCGCGTGGCGcgggcgctgtggggctggcgcGCGCGGCGGGGACTCGTGCAGGATGCGGGCACCGCGGACG AGGGAAAAGCCACCAAGCCTTCCTTTGAGGATGAAACGGTTCAGAATCTGCTCTACAAAATGACTGGGCTCAACCTGCAGAAAGTTTTTAGGCCGGTGAAAAAGGAGCTTAAACCGCCCAAGTACAAGCTGATGACAGAAGCTCAGCTGGAAGAG gccacaAGAAAAGCCATCGAGGAAGCTAAAGAAAAACTAATTATGCCCCCTGTTTTGAAAGAACGAGAACCAATTGATGATGTCTTAGCAGAAGACAAATTTCTTGAAGGAACTGAAACTACAAAATATGTGTTTACAGATTTAACTTATTCCATTCCACATCGT GAGCGTTTCATTGTAGTTAGAGAACCAAATGGTGTATTACGCAAAGCGACCTGGGAAGAACGAGACAGAATGATACAGATATTTTTCCCAAAAGAAGGGCGCAGAGTTATTCCCCCAGTGGTATTCAAGGATGAACACCTTGGG actgtatTTCGGCAAGACCGTCATGAGGATATCCTTAACATGTGCATTGCTCAGTTCGAGCCAGATTCCCCTGACTATATCAGA GTTCATCATCGGACTTATGATGACATTGAGAAACATGCCAAATACGATCTGCTCCGTTCAACAAGACACTTTGGAGGAATGGTGTGGTATCtagtaaacagaaagaaaacggATGGCTTACTAATAGATATGATCCAGAGAGACTT GCTGGATGATGCTACAAGTTTAATTACACTGTATCATATGCTTCATCCTGAATGTCAATCAGCAAAAGAAGCTAAAGAACGGAAACTTCAAGGAGTGGATCTCATCAAG GTATTTGTGAAAACTGAATCACAGAAAGAAGGCTATATACAACTGGCCCTCCAGGCTTATGAAGAAGCAATGGCTACTTCTACAGCTTCATGA